The following is a genomic window from Micropterus dolomieu isolate WLL.071019.BEF.003 ecotype Adirondacks linkage group LG04, ASM2129224v1, whole genome shotgun sequence.
tcaatttctatttttttccccttctttctacaactatttctgtcactttatGTGAACACATGAGTGCAACACTATGAAAGTCTTCCAGGAGagactgtctgaaaatgtgcacCCTTTTATTGAAACAATATCATCTCCTCTCACTCCTCCTTCAAGTGTGTCCATTGGGAACAACTACAAACACATTTGATTGACGACTCGTTGTACAAACTAGTTCTGTTCCAGCATAACCTGACACTTAGATTTGTCTTGCAACTCCTTAGAAACCACTGACTCTCTCTAAGAAAGCCAAGGCCGACTAGGTGAGCTAAATCAGAGAATGACCCTCCCTGATCAAAGAGGCGGCCCACTAGCCACAGTGTGCGGGACGTCACAGCGGAAATGCTTCTTGTATGTGAAGATTCTCAATCATCCAGGTCATCGTTATCCAAGGGagattaaaatcaagggcaactggtctgtgcagtgaggaatgcacacaCCTATATATTGGGGAAACCAAACAATGATTACATGGCTCCACACAAAAACTCCTCAGGTCGAGACTCAACAGTTTACCTACAAGGGACACTCTTTCAATGACAACCATGTATATATTTTGGACAGGGAGAACAGATGGTTTGAAAAAGGCCTTTTATACCAGAATAGAGAGACCATCTCTGAATAGGGAATGAGTGCTAAGGCGCCACTTATGCAACGCTGTCCTTTCATCTTATCTCTGGAGAGTGATCAAACACTCATAATTGACCTGACCATCTGACCATGCCAACAACAgtcattcagacttggcctcattaacaacaaccacaacaactacacagccaggagcactaacaactCAAGCGGTATCGATCACCTTGAATActaccccacagaggttaaatggcTGGgattccctaccagtcagtcagaactgaagaagcccttcggatgagaggcgaaacatTATTGAAGTATCTTcatccagttgcccttgactttaatgGTAGTTTAAGTGAACTAACCCTTTAAAGTAATAATAAGTTTTTTCAGTTCTTTATTGTTTTGAACCGATACTATTTAACAGAAGTAGGAAGCAACATAGAGCTTTTCAGCATCTGGTCAGCTCTCTGGAATAAATGGTCCACCATGTTTGACACATCATACAGTGTTCATGGTAATTTCTGCCTTAAACCATGGAAAAATCTCACAGCATCCCTCAAATTTGCCTCCCTCTGCAATTATATCTATAGAATCAGGACATCTAACTCAGCAATTATCACAGCCATATCCAGACCAACGCCACACACTCTCCTGCCACATGCTGTACAACAGACAGGTCAGAGACAGAATGGAGCTCACTTTTACAGTCTTCTTCCTGTTATATTGCTGCCTGACATTCAATAGGTGCCGCTCTCTCTGTACTGTAATATGATGGGAGATTTGTTTTCTATCAGCCTGTCCTCTCTGATTGGACCCTGGCCATGTCGGTGGGTGAGAgatgaaaaggaggaggagtgggaggaTCCAAAGTCTTTCTTCAGGGTTTAAAGCTTGCTTCACCCACTCACTGTGAACTGTTGTATGCATGagatgtttgtgaatgtgtttgtttgtgcggAAGTAGTACTAACTCTGTCATACATAATAGTCCTTTCAGGGATACATAAAATAATGATataagcatatatatatatatatatataattagtttATCCCCTCATTCACAATATAATGTGGAATTTTATTACCACAGACCAACGCTTCTTTTGCCATATTCAGGCTTAAATGGAACTTCTTAGAGTGCAGCAGCAGAGTGTTAATGGAGTCTACAGCATGAGTCGGCAGGTTGGGAGTCTGGTAGGTTTTGGAGAGGAAGCTGAGACAAGCTGGCGGCTGCCTGAGTTTGTTGTCATTCTGGACACAGCACTGAAAGTGAGCTGGTGTCTGCTGGAGACGGCAGGAAACCAGAGAGCAGACAGGGAGCAATGGAGGACAAGCTCTATAGAAATGGAGTTGAGTGAAAGGGATTGAAGACAAGTGAGAGGCATAAAGGAAATCGAGAAAAGCGACCGATAGTCTAAGCCAGCCCCGAGAGGCCGTTTTAGTGGTGTGTTAATGAAGCAAAAGCCAAAAAGTGCAAGGATGTGGACGAGGGAGACCCTGTCTGGTTGTCTGGGAGATATTTAACTGAATGGAAGTGAGGCAAAGATAGACCCAGGCACTTGTTGCACTTGAGGTTTTGATAGGCTGAGTCATGGGCTGATCGTCAGTCACTATCTTCTAAGTATTGCCCCGACAAAAGATCTATTacgtcagcacattcaactaacTAGGGGGTAACCTAATATCACAGAGATAGTGCAGTAGCATTTAACTTTATTCAACTCTAACTCCATGGGAATACATTTCCACAGCCGAAAGAAAAGAACAGACTTACCAATCATTAATGAGAGGAGCTTCTGGACCTTGGAGCTTACGCCAACAACTCTGTACAGGCCTTGGTCATTAATACCTGAgaagtaataacaataaagaaactttatttgtatagtacTTTCCTTATTAAAGCTGTACAGTGCTTTACAGGAAAAGAATATATCAAGTAAACAGTAAAAGAAGAGGCAAACTAAAACAAGCAACAAAATCATAAAGAATGAGGACAGAATATTATATTTTCACGACAACAACCCGGTATGTGGAAACTATATAGCAGATACATGAATATGGCATTGCAATGTCCCCTCAGTAAGATAGATGCCTATTTGCATAACGAAATACTGCCCACGTTGAGAGGGACTAGACCAAAGCTGAATTTTGGACTGTAAAAGAGGCCAAATAAGCATGTGAAGACTGAAGCAAATTAATAAGAACTTTAGTGCTACATAATGAAAGGCATTAgtattatctacagtacaagcTGCCTGCAGTACTTGCGAGTCAGccttttatttcaatattgGAGCAAGTCTGTCCCCTTGTGTACAGACCAAGACACTGCACCCATGTTACCTTTTATTATCAACTAACACTTATGTTAAATTTCCCCATATAAATCACCTCACCTGGCCTTAACTGAgcttttatatatttacattagtgttgtagtactcgagaccggtcttaagaccactttttgatggtcttggtctcgcaTTTGTACTCGATTGTCTCGGACATAGAggacttgggattttatttcaagaccagtcaagaccataactttggaatatcaataaattgcttttgcattatCTGatgtatttgttaacatcctaactttgattggatgtaaaacgtattttttcaaatgcaaccaataaccatAACTAAAAATGTGTTACCGTTAATGATTGTCACCCCTCCCTgtgatggtaagcatggaaaaggagtatTAAacaaagatgcttacgttgatttaagtttttagtgtttgtatgtgggtgttttaatgggaatgtggctctgtcagatcaatttgagaactatgatctcgttccacattttattttgtgtcatgtaatgtggggaactagtcttggtcttgactcggtctcgtactccctcggtcttggtctcagcccctaaaagtcttggtcttgtcttggtctcgataaactctggtcttggtcttgacttggtctcggtttgggcggtcttgactacaacactaatttACATATGTGAAGCTCACCTCTCGTCTCTATGGCGCTGATGGAGTTCTTCACAAAACTCAAACCCATATCATCCAGCTGAGCATCAACTGCAgatggaagaaaaataaaaccttcaaatgtGGCGAAGCGTTGCGTTCATGAAAGTTAATGATATTCTTTTACAGATACAAAGTCTGGTACGTCTAGAAAACttacttcctctttctttagAAAGAGTTCTCCCAAGATAGTGTCCAATCtgtaaaaagatttttaaagctTATCAAGTATAAGTGATTTACAGAAAAGAGCATGTATATGGAAGCATATTCAACTAAAGAGAATTGTTCTATATCTTTTATAAAAAGGCAGTTAAGAGCTACATGAGTCAAGTGTGAGTGGTAGATGATGACATAGTACAGGCGGCTGACTCACAGGTTCCTTCCCACCCATGGCCTGCATCCAGAACTTGTGGTCATCCTCTGACAGAGCCTGTACGGTTAGCACTGTCCCTGGCCTTGAAAAGAGCCATACCAAATCAGCATTAGGCAAAGCCTTAGAGCTACAGCTCAAGTAAAGCATTAGCGGATGTCAATATCAATATGAAACATCAAATGTGCTTAGCAATcttagcagcagcaacaacaacaagaacaacaacaacaggaaacacCCTCTCCCAAGGGCATTTGCACCTTGGATTTGCAATAACTACAAATATGAAGCCTATTATTCATCCAAGCTGGTTTATGACACCTACAATCATGGTGAACCAGATGGATGTCAAGTTACTCATCCCAGTCAGAATGGATGTGTGGACTCCAATTTCCATACTAAATCTGGGGTATTACTCTTCTATTAATAATACAGAAAAGGGGCAGGGCAGAGTTAAGTTGTGTGACAAAATCAGGTATCTATTACAGGAGGGAACAGCAGGGTGTGACAAATCCTCCCAGCTAAGTGTGTGAGGGCAACCCAGTAAGACAAATCCTGCTGTCCTGCCCTCTGCGAGTCAAAACACATAGAGCAAGAAGCTAAAGCGTAATCACCAAGTGGAATATCACAACAGATAATCTATGTGCTTTGTGACCACTATGGACAAGGCACATGAGAATATTTTGCATTGTGTTCTAGCAAGCGAGTCATCTGGgagaacattttcaaataaagcAAGTGTGTCACTTGTGGCATAACGCAAAGTGATACCTGCATCTACAAGCATAATATCATTacagtgtgcagtgtgtgtgtgcgtgtgtgtgtgtgtgtgtgtgtgtgagacagagaaacagtgtTAGGCAATGACGTACCGATCTGTTATGTCGAGCTCTAAGCAGAACCTCCTGTCCAACACGTCTGTCGTTTTGCGGACACAGGATTTGAGTGTGACAGACTCTCTCTCACCctgggaaaaataaataaataaaaaatttgtggtgacaaaaaaaaaagaatcataaATAAAGCATGCCATTCTGAAAAATGCAAGACTGCATAGTGAATGCGTTTGAGATATTGTGTGGGGCATTAATAAACACACTGTATAACACTTCGTGTTCTATGACTACTCACAATCTTCCCACCAGATCTGTGGTCAAATGTCACCATGTGCAGGATCTTCTGCTCTTTGACAAAAGTGCAGTACCGTTTGACCCAACTTGAACCAAAAGGGGGTGGCCCTAGAGAAACAAGGTACAGCGATGACACAGACATTCCAATCAATATTGCTTAATTGCAGCAGTGTTAGGGAAGATACCAGACATGACAATGTGTGccatcaaaacaacaaaacaatcacTTTGTCTCTATTTCAGTAACATTTTGTTGGTGCATCACACTGCATCACTGCTGctgatggtaaaaaaaaaaaaaacacatttgaacctccatgttttgttttttgtaggcATGAAAGAGAATTACTAGTCTGTCCAAACTTTCCTGCAACCCTTATGATAATGTCACAGACAACCGACAGCAGGtacagaaaacatttcacaaGTCAGGTTTTAATATGGGGCAAAACTACACTTTTACAGGAGTTGAAAAGAAGCCGTAAAAGCCGCCCTTCTGACCATGACATTGGATCGCGTATATTTGGAGAGTATGTCATGCGCTCTTGCCTTGACTACATTTCCATGCTGTAGTGCGTGTTATGAATGGGTGTAATATGACACCccatattaaaacacattagaGCTATATAAAGGTCTTACGTTTTTCCTGTACATAGAGGTAGCCTTCACAACTGATAGGGCTCGTCTGTCTGTATTCTTGAGGAGTCTCCCTGATCCTTTTCATCAGCTCGTACACCTCTGATCGCGCACCCTCAAATCGACCCCTTGTCTGGGAGGGAGAGGAAGCAAACACACGCTCCAggaagtcacttcctgttactCAGTGGTTAGGTAGGAAGATCCTCTTAATGAGAGGCCACAGCAAATCAAGACCTAGGAACTTCCCTTAGAAACCCCATTAAGCTCTATGAAATCAGTTGAATTGTTAGTAGTAATCTAACAccaagaataaaacagaaataagaCGCAGTTGAATAGGAGAAACCAAACTGATGCGGGTACAAAGTTAACAAGTGCCTGAAGAAGTAAAACATGAAGCAGAGTCAGATATTTTTTTAGAATTGGGCGGCCAGATGAATACAAAAAGGGAAGTAAATGTTGGACTTGGATCTGTCAGTTAGACAGatagaggactccagtggcccATGAAGCTCTGTTTTAAGCTTTAGTGGTTGTGTTAAGTAGGAAATTGTTTGCTATGTTGTGCTATGGTTAGCGATAGGAAGTTGGTAAGCTGATAATAGATTAAAGTTTTGCTCCATCCTGTCTGCCCTTTAgtggtaaaacatttttaaatttcactCTGGTACCCATTACACTCAAAACCTTTTCTATTCTTTGGGTAGCACAAGAACATGCAAATAGTATACAAGCAATTGTCATGGTTAGAATCCTACtcattacaaattacaaatataatcataaaatatttatatttcttacaTTCTGAATATTGATCTGTAGTGCTTTTTTATAATGGTCAAAGTCCTTGGCGAGCTCAAACCCTTGGTGATAAAAGGTGAAGACCGTCTGAAAGAAGGCCAGCATCTAAAAAGATCACAACAGAGGACTGTAAGACTCTCATAACATGAAAGAATTATCACgaaaaaattactatttgtatggttttgcttccaaccaaacatgcaaacaacacaccaaaagaaagagaagagcacgcctttttttccttatgtgcctgcactgtattaaaaaaaggCCAGCACGTGCCGAGTCTATGCGTGATTataacagccgctcaccttcggctgaggtctcaggcatgttcagTGACGAACaagttgcaagtttatcaccacaagcttggctttcctttggtttcatcttctggtatcatttaacacatctctgtacatttttatttgctattcacatcacttgtcactgatcgatcgctgcgttccatcacatcaattaaacgCTTTGGTGGCGCTTGTAGCCGATTTTACTCACGGAGTCTACTACAGCTGCTTCAGGCTTGATCGGCTGGActtgcagcctctcttttccttggtttgtgtagtttagtgacttgtttaaacagactccttactCATTTTATACTTATGACTGTTGTTTTTGGAGGTTTGCGACTAACCAatgaaaggaaaaagcactcgcggagatctttcaattcagtttattgattgaaagttaactaaataattttccgttgtttactttcaacatgGATCAAAAAAATACCATAAAttcgtttcccacaacttatttggtcactaaactatttcactcctctctcatataaatataaaaaaatttgcaagctgtagtctttcaCCGTATAACACTACCCATGatgatgacctaattaggatgaggagcgatctgatacaatttcccaatacttttatgtaacagttatttgaaacaagaaaaaaataaaatagataaccttgcttgtccataacaacaataaaaataataataggctaccaatgaactactatggcttcaacaggtggcatttaaTGCAAGGTATTGAAGTACTcaattggtatcggtatcactttaagggtactggttttggtactggtatcgtaaaattttaaacgatacccaaccctacacATCCTGTATTGCCCCTTGCTTTTATTAGTGTGAAAGACAAGCCACCTCAGTGCCAACATGCCACTAAGGTCAGTCACTCACCGGCTCCACACACTCAAACTTCTTTCTCTCTTGGATCTCCTGCAGTTTGCACACATAGTCCAGGGACTCCTCCTGAAAATGTTGCCTCATGGTTTCCACCTGGCTGTCTGCCTGTGGAggcagagaacacacacaccatgatGATTATCGAGACAGACAGATGCATGGAAGCAAAGAAGAAACATTACAATGTTTGTGATCCTGTTCTATTTCAAGATTTTCTTGTTATAGCAGTATATTCTTACAAAAGGGATACTGACATTGCTTAGCGCTCAATCAAATACTGAATATACTTAAATCAATTTAATTGAAATAGCCCTAAATAACAGGGTTGTCTCATAGGGCTATATAATCTGTATAACATACGACACCCTCCATTGTCTCGATTCATAAAAAGAAAAGCtacacactgacaaaaaaacaaaacaggaaaagcCAGAaaaaatggaagtgaaacagaGAGGGGGATCCTCTTCTGAAGCAACAGTAGCAGAACTGTAAAatacccatccatccattttttaTGCCTGCTTGTCCTTTTTTTTGCAGGATTGCAGGCAGGCTGGAGCCTATCACAGCTCACATTTGTTTGAGAGGCGGAGTACCCTGAATGTACAATTTGTTTGATGTCACAGGGCTAACATGTATAGACAGATGACACACTCAAACGTACACCTACGGGCAATTTAGGGTTGCCAGTGAAATCCTGCATGgctttggactgtgggagggAACCAGAGCACCCCGGGGACAAATTTACACACAGAAAAGCCAGAGTCGGGATTTGTTTCCTTCTTGCAGTGAGCCGATAGCACTAACCACTGTGTGCTATCCTCCAAAGTGATTTGACATAGTGATTTGATATCAAATTTCTTTTATCGTGATAACCTTTATTGGCCacattgcccagccctactccggtgtgtgtgtgtgtgtgtgtatgtgtgtatgtatatatatatacacacaaagcaTTATTAAGTGTAGTAAGTAACATACCTTCTTACTGCAGTAAGATTACTGGCTGATATCATTGCCTACTAAATGTCAACTACTTTTCcccactttaaaataaataagatcAAAGTTCACATACTGCTTTTCATACTATATGCTACTGTCTATTGAGTTGACTAACAACTGATGCAGTGTTGAGAAGGTTCATGACTCCTGTGGCTGTGAACGAATCACTGGGTCTATTTATTAAGTCTGATAGAAATCAGTGTTGGTACCACAGACCCTTGTGTCACAAGAGTCACAGAGAACAGAACAGCCTGCAGTTATAATGTCAACAGTTTCAAGTGTCCTCTCTGGTTGGTGTATACAACATATGGGTAAGCCTTACATGGCTACATGACATTGCAAAGACAAGAAGAGAGGAAACATTTTTAAGCAAGAGGTTGCTATATTTTCTTGCACATCACTTTATTTACTTCACTATGTATTTTAGCATTATTTTATGATAAAATGGTATTAAGACTGGCCTAATTTCATTCTTCGGGTTTACATGgcagaatgacaataaagatccCTTGAATCCTTTGAAATTTCCACAATATAAAATTTTTATGTCATCGTACATCGCATGGATTGTTCCCCAAACTACAGCAATCAGGCTTGACCTTGGCAGCACAGCACAAGTGAGTACACATTTCCTTTCCAAACAAGCCAGGAAAACTATGGGTGCAAGGCACGtcagtggaaacacacacagtctaacAGGCTTTGCAGCAAGGCTCTTCCACAAGGCACAAAGgcaaaaatcaaaaacaaggaTTCTTGACCCAAACAAAATACCCTTTTCCACCCATTCTGCAGTCATTATGAATTGCTGGGTTAGGTTGGGTAATTTTATTTGTACCTGTAGGTAGATTTGGTTTGCAGTAGACAGACAAGTCATCCATGTTGacacacattgtgtgtgtgtgtgtgtgtgtgtgtgtgtttgcacaacACAGATATGATAAAAGTACTTAAGGCTCCAAAAAAATCAGGATGCGATTCTGTATGTTACGGAGAGTTCAGGGAACGATAAATACCTCGTGTAGTTGTGGCTCTTTCTTTTTTGCCGACATATTCAGAAGCTTTTCCAAAGAGCTGTAGTACTTCTCCGTTTCTTTCTCATACCTCTTTCTTTCCGCCTTAAGAAGGTACAGTGGAAGGTGGAGAAGCAtataggagaaaaaaaacacttgatcATTCTCTGGGACAAAGAAACTAAAGCTATGTTTGTTGTATAATTTATATGCTATAAGCATCcaactgtgaaatatggattattttgtttttggatACAGCAAGCATACAAACATATGAACTAAGAGCTATGAAACATATTGTGAAGAGGAAATAAACCATCATACATTACCCTTACTGTACCAAGATGATCTTTCCTGAACTTCTCCAGGGGTTTCATTAAGGTTTCTGTGATGTTTCTCATCTAGACAGATATAAGCCACAACAAAACCTTCATTATTGATAGAGCCCATTGTTATTTCATATGACACAACATTTCCCAGTCTTAAGTGTTGTTGACTTCAGGGAAGAGTGGCAGCTGTATAAAGTATCTTGGCCTCTAGTGGTGCTGCCTTATGACTGATGCCCTACTGGCCTTGATATACTAAATTACATGTCTGAAATTACATAACTGTTATTCTAAAAGTAGATTTGTCTTTAAATAATGTAGTATGTTTTattatgtatgtttgtatttttcctcATTACTCCAATGCTTCTGCTCGGCTAACTGCAGGACATGTCTGTGCCTGCATGCCCATCCTTCTTACTTTGCACTGTGATGTCATCCCACTCTGCTGAGCTGTGCTGTGCTGAGCAGCGTGTTTACCATTATGGTCTGAGCCTGGCGCTAAAACAGTCATCTCAGTCAGCTCCTGATGATGGGCCCACTCCCTAACCTCAGACACTACAGACAGACATTACAAGACAAATGGCTGTTTATAGGAAGTCACAAACGCTAAACTGTGCATCCCTGTCCAAAGAAGAGGAATGTTTTAGATGGATTTCTTCTGAAAGTTTTTTCTTAAACCATCACTGGCCATTAAGCCTACTGCttacattaaaaaattaaaagaatccTCAAATGAGGAGCTTTTGAACAAGTATATCAATATAACAAATGAATCACAGGATGGTGCACCACATCTGCAGTATAGAACATCGTGTAACACTTTTCTTGACACTTCAGCATAGCAGTTCATGAGGATGTTATAACTTTCTTCATATTGGATGTGTGATTTTGTGGTTTATAAATTAGCAAGTTTAACAACGCTGTCTGATGCAGGGGATAGTTTAATGGTGTCATGTCATAATGGCCGGTACTAGCTCGTGTAGATCTGTCTTGGTGTTTAAAGCTTGGGTGTAATAATGTGGATATTGACTCCTGTCCTCTCTGCAGCCCCTCCAAGGCAGGTGCTGTGACAGTGACCTTGAGACACAAGGGCAACTGTTTGATTACTATCAATACTTATCCACTCACTAGGAAACTGGTTTGCTCTGCATACAGGATGTTGTACTGTACACTGGAGAAAATTAAATTATGAGTGCCTGGATCTCTGGTGGAGTCAGACATTAATAGATGCAAATACCAAATATGGGCAGTAATAGGTGTAGCCTGGATGGAAATGCCCACTGTGCAAGGACACACAGTTAAATAAACCaagcataacacacacacacacacacacacacacacacacacacacacacacacacacacacacaggtatttCCCTTGGCTTTCTAGCAGGTTCTGACTGGTTGTTCTCACCATCAGCTCTCTTTGGTCTTCTAGGTTCTTGAGGAATGAGGAGAACTCTTGCAAAGACTCAtctgaaggagaaaaaaaaaacaacttggttacaAATGAAATCATTctgcctcactctctctctctctctctcacgcgcAGCGTAAAATACATTATGATTATCAGTTGTTTCCACCACAGGTGCACACCAAAACTGCTCTTAATTTGCTGGTAGAGAAAGAaccataaacaaacatttacagtgCATGTCTGCATGGTGGTAACAAAACTAGTGTTTAGTTTCCATCATGTGAGGAGGCAAACCCACACTTACCAATACATTTCTCATCATCTGTCTTTGCGTCGCCGATGTACTCAAACTGAAACTCCCCCAGGCACTGAGCAAACTTTCGCTGCGCCATCCCAAGCTctgaaagaaatataaaaaagcatTACACgcaggctttaaaaaaaagaggcagAATTCTTAATAGGATTCCACTGTAATTTGTCAAAACATTTAGACTATGCACAATACAATTACTTGTCATCttcattataaaaataaaaagtcacatGTGAAAAGTTCGTCTGATGCAGAACAGAGTTAATCACTTTGCAAACATCCTGTTTGTCTACAGTCTGCTACATCCTGTTGCACATCAAACCCTAGTGTGGCAGGAGGGCAGGTGCCACAGCTTAACACATGCAAATAGAGAgcaaatgtgatttaattatTTGTGTGCAAGGCATAGCCTTATGACGGATAATGGATAACCCAAATGCTGACATAAAAAAGTGCAATGGCACTGCAAAAAAGTAAATCTAATATTACAATGTATTGCTCAGCCCCAGTACCCTAAAAATCATCATCCCTGATAAATCATCTCCCCTGAAAAGACCCTCAGGCCGTTAGAAGTTGTTAGGAGACTTGGTGGACTTAATAAAGTGGaaagtaggcctacatctacATGATAGCCAGGCACAAGAAATAACTCAAAATCTCTTTAATCTTGTTGCCATTAATGCCTCTAATGAATGGCGAACTATAGGAATGAAAATGCCAAGCCTAACCTCTGGCTGGACGAACCTCAGGCGAGCCCTAACATGGGTGACTACTCTCTGAGAATTGCACGCACCTTTGTAAACCCtgcaaaacactgcaaacatgCTCCTGGATCTACATTAAACCAGGTTCTGATATTGAGAGGTGGAAAAATGAGATTTAAATTTACCCTCCTCTGCACCCCTACATGTCAGTAAACACTGCAAACCAAATCTATTTCCAAACAGTGAAGAGATTCCCCGAGGTGGGATTTCTGACCCACGGCAGTCCCCAAGGGAAGTATGACAGAATGCGGCAAGGGTATTTTTAAGACTGGAGCTACGTGCAGTTTACTGAGGAGCAGCAGTGTCATTAGACTTGGCAGAGAGCTGGGACACTATAGGAAACAATCAACTGAGCAATGCCACTGAATAAAGCTCAGACACTGCTGAGCATCTGTAACTGCTTCAAAGTCACTCGACAGCTAGCTGGaaagtagagctgcaactaatgattatggAGTGATTCAAGAAAATATAGTAAATATGTATATGTTCATACTCAGAAATATCATCATTATTTACCAAAAGGATGTTTTCAACTTGCTAACTAT
Proteins encoded in this region:
- the arhgap10 gene encoding rho GTPase-activating protein 10 isoform X1, with translation MGLHPLEFSECYLDSPGFREKIKAHEAELDKTNRFIKELYKDGKNLINATKQLGMAQRKFAQCLGEFQFEYIGDAKTDDEKCIDESLQEFSSFLKNLEDQRELMMRNITETLMKPLEKFRKDHLGTVRAERKRYEKETEKYYSSLEKLLNMSAKKKEPQLHEADSQVETMRQHFQEESLDYVCKLQEIQERKKFECVEPMLAFFQTVFTFYHQGFELAKDFDHYKKALQINIQNTRGRFEGARSEVYELMKRIRETPQEYRQTSPISCEGYLYVQEKRPPPFGSSWVKRYCTFVKEQKILHMVTFDHRSGGKIGERESVTLKSCVRKTTDVLDRRFCLELDITDRPGTVLTVQALSEDDHKFWMQAMGGKEPIGHYLGRTLSKERGIDAQLDDMGLSFVKNSISAIETRGINDQGLYRVVGVSSKVQKLLSLMIDEKSNDVDLSTSEDWDVKTITSALKLYLRSLPEPLMTYGLYKEFISPAKGGSPEARIQAIHCLVHKLPERNRQVLGLLMKHLAK
- the arhgap10 gene encoding rho GTPase-activating protein 10 isoform X2, coding for MTVLAPGSDHNGKHAAQHSTAQQSGMTSQCKMRNITETLMKPLEKFRKDHLGTVRAERKRYEKETEKYYSSLEKLLNMSAKKKEPQLHEADSQVETMRQHFQEESLDYVCKLQEIQERKKFECVEPMLAFFQTVFTFYHQGFELAKDFDHYKKALQINIQNTRGRFEGARSEVYELMKRIRETPQEYRQTSPISCEGYLYVQEKRPPPFGSSWVKRYCTFVKEQKILHMVTFDHRSGGKIGERESVTLKSCVRKTTDVLDRRFCLELDITDRPGTVLTVQALSEDDHKFWMQAMGGKEPIGHYLGRTLSKERGIDAQLDDMGLSFVKNSISAIETRGINDQGLYRVVGVSSKVQKLLSLMIDEKSNDVDLSTSEDWDVKTITSALKLYLRSLPEPLMTYGLYKEFISPAKGGSPEARIQAIHCLVHKLPERNRQVLGLLMKHLAK